In bacterium, the DNA window CACACTCGCCGTCCTGCTCCCGGCCGCAGGCAACGTCCTGGCCATCGACTGGGAATGCCCTGACGACACCAAGCACCTGCAGTGGACGGCGTCGCTGCCGCTGGGGTACGGCGCCCGCGACCTCGCGCTCGACGGCGCGACGGCCTGGGTCGCGGGCGGCGACGGCAGCCTCTACGCGGTCGACCTCGCCGATCCGCTGGCGCCGGCGGTCGTCGGCAGCCTCTCGACCGGCGGCGCCGCGATCGCGGTCGTCGCGCGCGACGGCTTCGCCTACGTCGCCGGCGGCGACGAGGGGCTGCAGATCGTCGACGTGGGCGACCCCCTCGCGCCGGCGCTCGCCGGCTCGCTCGACCTGCCCGGCTACTGCGAGAACCTGGTCCTGGACGGCGGCCGCGC includes these proteins:
- a CDS encoding PQQ-binding-like beta-propeller repeat protein, with product MPRLTIFAVTLAVLLPAAGNVLAIDWECPDDTKHLQWTASLPLGYGARDLALDGATAWVAGGDGSLYAVDLADPLAPAVVGSLSTGGAAIAVVARDGFAYVAGGDEGLQIVDVGDPLAPALAGSLDLPGYCENLVLDGGRA